A stretch of Episyrphus balteatus chromosome 2, idEpiBalt1.1, whole genome shotgun sequence DNA encodes these proteins:
- the LOC129910968 gene encoding selenoprotein F has product MAKQFIFLAFIAITSFCASNAEFTTQDCRELGYIKSQLMCSSCDKLDEFGLESLKPHCSECCQEDKTSSTEKRYPKAILEVCTCKFRAYPQIQAFLQSERPRKFPNLEIKYVRGLDPIIKLLDNNRKVKETLSITKWNTDTLEEFFETHLEKNPAKSEYSNYL; this is encoded by the exons atggcgaaacaatttattttcttagcatTTATTGCAATTACCAGCTTT TGCGCTTCCAATGCTGAATTTACAACACAAGACTGCCGCGAATTGGGCTACATCAAAAGTCAATTGATGTGCTCATCCTGTGATAAATTGGATGAATTTGGACTTGAAAGTTTAAA ACCTCATTGCTCCGAATGTTGTCAAGAAGACAAAACATCATCAACAGAAAAACGCTATCCCAAAGCAATTCTTGAAGTGTGCACATGCAAGTTCCGTGCATATCCTCAGATTCAAGCCTTCCTCCAAAGTGAACGACCAAGAAAATTCCCAAATCTTGAAATCAAATATGTTCGAGGTTTGGATCCAATTATTAAATTGTTGGACAATAACAGAAAAGTAAAGGAAACTCTTTCAATCACAAAATGGAACACGGATACTCTTGAAGAGTTTTTCGAAACACATTTGGAGAAGAATCCGGCTAAGTCAGAATATAGTAATTATTTGTAA
- the LOC129910969 gene encoding uncharacterized protein LOC129910969 yields MNKLIIIAALVATCLAIPQETNNGDDFGFAIYDIPLAEIDASSISEKRDTDSEARSLSADDSIDENDLLRIQAVNGLAEISRDVRSTNSSASPKKLGLKDLIGRTSG; encoded by the exons ATGAACAAATta ataattatTGCAGCTTTGGTAGCAACATGTTTGGCAATACCTCAGGAAACAAACAACGGCGATGATTTTGGATTTGCAATTTATGATATTCCTCTGGCAGAAATCGATGCAAGTAGTATTTCGGAAAAACGTGACACAGATTCAGAGGCTAGATCTTTATCTGCTGATGACAGTATAGACGAGAATGATCTTTTGAGAATACAAGCTGTTAACGGTTTGGCTGAAATAAGTAGGGACGTACGATCTACTAATTCATCAGCATCACCAAAGAAACTCGGATTGAAAGATCTTATTGGAAGGACATCGGGTTAA
- the LOC129910965 gene encoding uncharacterized protein LOC129910965 gives MQKLIIVYALLACSLAAPLEKSKETEELSKPVDLIRPSPINPDIPSDPKPEEKITLITDPKVLPLPSTKPTKLPGPYVLPRELLLRTKRENKDSSESDEKSSEEKKKPSRPLVAPPVSSIEKQPTTPSSKPVPSSSTHPSEGTHISLAVPSTTSATIPAHPRIPYSPQIHQHNEHLFKPTTASTHSSGTSSTSSSTTARAVPSQDHVNDKRDIPVPLTRKFHHNDEEDDETKPKEEPSPSSTSSTKVPKEEVKQEEEKDEGHKAEPVAASTTTNQQQHPATIARPIPVAELFAKKPSTE, from the exons ATGCAAAAGTTG aTAATTGTTTACGCATTGTTAGCATGCAGTTTAGCTGCTCCATTGGAAAAATCAAAGGAAACAGAAGAACTATCAAAACCTGTGGATTTAATTCGACCAAGCCCGATCAATCCAGATATTCCAAGTGATCCAAAACCGGAGGAAAAAATAACCCTCATTACAGATCCAAAAGTCTTGCCTTTACCTTCAACAAAACCTACAAAATTACCAGGTCCCTATGTTCTTCCAAGGGAATTATTATTACGGACAAAACGTGAAAACAAAGATTCTTCTGAAAGTGATGAAAAAAGCAGTGAAGAGAAAAAGAAGCCTTCTCGTCCACTTGTTGCTCCTCCAGTTAGCTCAATCGAAAAACAACCAACCACACCATCTTCTAAACCCGTTCCAAGTAGTTCTACACACCCAAGTGAAGGAACTCATATCTCTTTAGCAGTTCCTTCAACAACATCTGCAACCATCCCAGCCCATCCTAGAATACCATATTCCCCTCAAATCCATCAACATAACGAGCATCTCTTTAAGCCAACAACAGCATCAACCCATTCAAGTGGTACATCATCAACTTCATCATCGACCACAGCGCGAGCGGTTCCTTCTCAAGACCACGTTAATGACAAGCGTGATATTCCAGTGCCATTGACACGTAAATTCCATCACAACGATGAAGAAGACGATGAAACCAAACCCAAAGAGgaaccatcaccatcatcaacatcatcaactAAGGTGCCAAAAGAGGAAGTCAAGCAGGAAGAGGAGAAAGATGAAGGCCACAAGGCAGAGCCGGTAGCTGCATCAACGACAACAAACCAGCAGCAGCACCCAGCCACAATTGCACGTCCCATACCGGTTGCGGAACTATTTGCAAA gaaACCTTCAACCGAATga